The region CGCAGTTCAAATTTTAAACCTAAACAGGCCGGCCGATCCTGCCAAGGATCGGCCGGCCCGTGGTGAGGCCATGATTCTGCATTGCACGCCGCGCTTGATGATCGCCGCCCTTCGAGGAGGGGCCGGCAAGACGCTGGTGGCGACCGGCCTTGCCGCCGTCATGAGCCGCTCCTTAGGGATGCGCGTGGTGGCCTTTAAAAAGGGCCCGGACTACATCGACGCGGGCTGGCTGAGTCATGCGGCCTCATCGCCCTGCTACAACCTGGATTCCTACATGATGTCCGCCGGCAGACTGCTCGGATCCTTTGTGAACCGAGCCCAAGGCGCCGACGTGGCCATCATTGAGGGCAACCGGGGTCTTTACGATGGTCTGGACGCCGATGGAACCTGTTCTTCGGCTGAACTGGCCAAACTGCTCAAAGCGCCGGTGATCCTTGTGCTGGATGCCACTAAGGTGACGCGCACCGCGGCCGCCATGGTTTTGGGATGCCAGCATTTGGATACCCAGGTCCGGGTTGCGGGCGTCATCCTCAATCGGGTGGCCGGCGCCCGGCACGAAAGGGTTCTTGTTGAATCCGTTCAAAAAGTGTGCAATGTTCCTGTACTCGGGGCATTGCCCAAGGATGTGGGCATTCCCTTTCCCGAGCGACACATGGGCCTTGTGCCGGTCTACGAGCACGTGTGCCTGCAGGGCACACTGGATTTGCTGGCGGAGTCCATGCGGCGTCATGTGAATGTGGAGGCACTGCTGGGCATCGCAAAATCGGCAGAGCCTCTGGGTCGCCCTACCGCTGTGGACGATGGTTCCAGGCGCCGGGGCCGTTTTCGGCCTAGGGTGCGCATCGGCGTGATTCAGGATCGCGTTTTTCAATTCTACTACCCGGAAAATCTTGAAGCTCTTCAAGAAGCCGGCGCCGAGCTGGTGTTTATTGACAGTATGCACACGCCCACGTTGCCCGATGTGGACGCTCTGTACGTGGGCGGAGGGTTCCCGGAGATGCACCTGTCCCAGCTGGCTGACAATGAGACGCTTCGAGCATCGGTTCGCCAAGCGGTGGAAGACGGACTGCCCGTTTATGCAGAGTGCGGCGGGTTGATGTATCTCAGCCGTGGTGTTCGAAGGGGCGAAAGCGAGTATCCCATGGTGGGGGTTCTGCCGTTTTACATTACCATGGGCAAAAAGCCTCAAGGGCACGGTTACACCCTCGTGGACGTCGTCCGTGACACCCCATTCTTCCAGGCGGGAACGGAGCTCAGAGGGCACGAATTTCATTATTCGCGCGTCGTGGACGTGAACGGCCCATTGGAATGGGCTTTTCGCATCAAAAAGGGATTCGGGGTCTTGGAGGGGCGAGACGGGGTGTGTTATAAAAATGTACTTGCAACGTACACGCACATTCATGCCATGGGGTGTGCCGTGTGGGCGCCGGGGCTCGTGGAAGCGGCTTGGCAATACCGGGTGCGTCGAGATATGCTGAGCTCCAGCAAGGGTGAGGCTTCTCGGCCGCTGGTTGGACAAAGTTCCGCATGAGTTATCGGCGGAAGATTAAAAAACAAAGGAGGATGTTTCTATGGCACAGATCGAATACAAAGGGAAGGTCTTCAATCTGGACGAAGATGGGTTCATTGACAGCTTTGACAACTGGTGCCCGGAATGGGTCGAGTACGTGAAGGAATCGGAAGGGATTCAGGAGCTGACGGAAGAGCATTGGAAGGTCATCCACGTTCTGCAGGACTATTACCGAAAACACGGAATCGCTCCCATGGTGCGCATTCTGACGAAAGTGACCGGCTACAAGCTTAAATACATTTACGAGCTGTTTCCGAGCGGACCGGGCAAGGGTGCCTGTAAGATGGCCGGCCTGCCGAAGCCAACGGGCTGTGTGTAATCACGATTTGCATGCCGAGGGGGCAGAGTCCCCTTCGGAAAGACCTTGATGGAAGGTTTCATAACCCGGAGGAGCCCAGCGGGCTTTTTTGGTCCTGGAGCATGAGAAAAGAATCACGAGTGGCCACGCCCCAATCAAGGTGCTGCCTTTTTTCTTGACTTTGCTCTGGCCAGTCAGTAAACGCCTAGGCGGCGTAGGCCTTGCGACACGGACGGATGTTGGGCTAGTCGGTTAAATTCCACACGATCACA is a window of Desulfosoma caldarium DNA encoding:
- a CDS encoding cobyrinate a,c-diamide synthase; translated protein: MILHCTPRLMIAALRGGAGKTLVATGLAAVMSRSLGMRVVAFKKGPDYIDAGWLSHAASSPCYNLDSYMMSAGRLLGSFVNRAQGADVAIIEGNRGLYDGLDADGTCSSAELAKLLKAPVILVLDATKVTRTAAAMVLGCQHLDTQVRVAGVILNRVAGARHERVLVESVQKVCNVPVLGALPKDVGIPFPERHMGLVPVYEHVCLQGTLDLLAESMRRHVNVEALLGIAKSAEPLGRPTAVDDGSRRRGRFRPRVRIGVIQDRVFQFYYPENLEALQEAGAELVFIDSMHTPTLPDVDALYVGGGFPEMHLSQLADNETLRASVRQAVEDGLPVYAECGGLMYLSRGVRRGESEYPMVGVLPFYITMGKKPQGHGYTLVDVVRDTPFFQAGTELRGHEFHYSRVVDVNGPLEWAFRIKKGFGVLEGRDGVCYKNVLATYTHIHAMGCAVWAPGLVEAAWQYRVRRDMLSSSKGEASRPLVGQSSA
- a CDS encoding TusE/DsrC/DsvC family sulfur relay protein: MAQIEYKGKVFNLDEDGFIDSFDNWCPEWVEYVKESEGIQELTEEHWKVIHVLQDYYRKHGIAPMVRILTKVTGYKLKYIYELFPSGPGKGACKMAGLPKPTGCV